The sequence AATCTCGTGGTGCAGGGCCGCTGCGAAGACCTGCAGCACCCGGTCACCCTGCCCGTGCCCTTCCACGTCATTGACCTGCTTGAAGCCGTCCAGGTCGATGAGGGCGAGGGTGAAGGACCCGCCGGTCTGCACGCGGGCGGCAAGTTCATCGTCGAACGCGCGGCGGTTCGGGATGCCGGTCAGCGGGTCCTGCCGGGCGGCCTGCTGACTGGCGTCAAGGGTGGTCTGGCGGACCAGGGCGGCGCGGACGCTCCGGCCGGCGGCGTCCAGCAGGGCGCGGTCACTGGCGCGCCACGCGTCGCGGCTGCCCCGCTCGGCACGCACGGCGATCAGGAGGTACGTGGTGTCACCGTGCTGCCCGAGCGGCACCCACGCCGCGGCTTTCAGTCCTGCGGCCACGCCGTCCGGCAGGGCGCCCGGGTGCGTGGCGTAGTCGTCGAGGTACGTGGTTTTCGTGACGTGACGCAGGCTGCGGGTGACCCCGCCCGCCAGGGCGGGCAGGCGCTCGGCAAAGTCCAGCAGGGCGGGGTTGGTGCCGGGCTGGTGGTGCGCGACCTGAATGGTCATCTGATCGTTCTGGAACGCGATGAGGCCCGTCCAGTCGGCGTACACTGCTTCGCCCAGCGCGCCGGCGACGGTCAGGGTGACTTCCTGTGGGGTGAGGCTGGCGTCGAGCAGGGCGTTGATGTGTTCCAGCACCTCGGCGTGCGCCACGACCTGCTGCAGGTCGTGCAGCTGGTGCTTCTGGCTGCTCACGTGACCTTCCAGCGTGCGGACCTGCAGGCGCAGTTCGAGTTCATCCACGGCCAGGGCGGCGAGGTCCTGAAGGGCCGCTTCGTCCTCGGGGTCCAGGGTGCGGGGTTCGGAGCTGAAAACGCACAGTGTACCGATGTTATGCCCGCCTGGCGTGATGAGGGGGGCGCCGGCGTACATGCGGACCTGCGGGTCGCCCAGCACCATGCGGCTGTTCCTGAATCTGGGGTCCTGCCGGGCGTCGGGGACGCTCAGGACGCTGTCGCCCAGGATGGTCCAGGCGCACAGTGAATCTTCACGCGGGGCGGCGGTGTCGCAGACGCCGAAACAGGATTTCCCCCATTGCCGGTCCTGATCCACGAAGTTCAGGGCGACGCCGGGGACACGCAGCGTCCGCGCTGTCAGGCGGGTCAGGCGGTCGAAGGTCTCCTCGCTGGCGGTGTCGAGAATGTCGTACCGCGCGAGCGCCAGCAGGCGCGCGTATTCCTGCTCTGGCAGTGGGGCGCTCGTCATGGGTGGAGTGTACCGGCGCCTTCCTTTCAGAGTTCTTGCTTGGCCACTGCGGCGCGCACACACTGGGGCCTTCATGTGAACTTCAGTCCGTCACACTCCCGGCCTGAGGAGGTCACCAACGGTCGTTCATGCGTTTATGGCCCGCCGCGCCAGTGGGCTGCGTGAGCATGGCGGCGCAACACCCGGCAGAACAAGGAGGCAAGATGACCGCGTTGAACGAACTGAAGGACCTGTACGTTGAGCAGCTTCGTGACCTGCACTCGGCGGAAACGCAGCTGCTGACCGCCCTGCCCAGGATGGAGGCGGCGGCCACGGACCCTCAGCTGAAAGCCGGTTTTCACCTGCACCTGGAGCAGACCCAGCAGCAGGTGAACCGTCTGGAGTCCATCTTCGCTGATCTGGGTGTGTCGCCGGGCGGTCACGTGTGCAAGGCCATGCAGGGCCTGATCGCTGAGGGTGCGGAGATGATCGGGACGCAGGCGCCGCCCGCCGTGAAGGACGCCGGCCTGATCGCCTGCGCGCAGCGCGTGGAGCACTACGAGATCGCCGGGTACGGCACGGTGGCGCGTTACGCGCAGGTCCTGGGGTTGCAGCAGCACCTGGAGACGCTGCGCGCCACCGAGGTGGAGGAGAAGCAGACGGACACCAAACTGACTGAACTGTCCGACACCATCAACCAGGCTGCCCTGCGCGGCTGAAGCAGGGTCGGCTATTTGTCCGTGGCACCGCCCGGTCTGCCTCTCAGGGCGGGCCGGGCGGTCCCCGTGTGATGGCCGGTGCCGGCGGGGGTGCGGTGCTGCCGCGCTGGATCAGGCGGGCCGTCAGCACGACGTGCGGGCCGGGCAGCTCGCCGTGGCCGAGCAGCGCGAGCATCTGGCGGGCGGCCTGCTCGGCCATGGCTTCGACGGGCTGTTCGAGGACGGTGATGGGCGGGTCCACGAGGCTCGTCCAGGGGTAGTTGTCGAAGGTGACGAGACTCAGGTCATGCGGGAGGCGCAGGCCGCGTTCACGCAGCGCGCGGTACGCGCCGGACGCCTGCGCGCCGGTCAGCGCAATCAGGGCGGTGGGGGGCGCGGGCAGGTTCAGCAGGTCGTGGGTCAGGCGGTAGGCGGTGTCTTCGGTGAGCAGTGTGATCTGCTGGTATTCGGCCGGTACGGTGAGGCCCAGGGCGTTCATGATGTCGGGAAAGGCGCGGCTGCGTTCCTCGGGGTGAATCACCGGGTGGTACGTGCCGAGCGCGGCGATGCGGCGGTGGCCCAGGGCGTGCAGGTGGGTCACGGCCTCGCGCATGGCGCCGGCGTTGTCGAGGGTGACGCTGGGCGCGTCGTGGTGGGGCGGGCGGTAGTCGAATTCGGTGATGGCGACGCCGCGCGAGAGGAGCCGGGCGAGGTACTCGTGACTGTCCTGCCCGTAGCCGGGGCGGAGCATGATGCCCGCGACGCGCTGACCGTACAGGCGGCGCAGTTCGGGCAGTTCGCGCTGGGCGCTGTATTCGTTCTCGCTGAGGATCAGGGTGTAGCCGGCTTCGGCCAGGACGTGGGCGGTGGTGCGGGCGAACTGCGCGAAGAAAGGTTCGAGAATGCTGCCGACGATCAGGCCGACGGTGGTGCTCTGGCCGCCGCGGAGGCTGCCGGCGCGCTGGTCGGGTTCGTAGTGCAGCTGCGCGATGGCCTGCTGGACGCGGGCGAGGGTGTCCGGCGTGAGTTTGTCGGGCTCTTTCAGGGCGCGTTTGGCGGTGGTGGGGGAGACGCCGGCCAAGCGGGCGACGTCCTGAATGGTAGACACGCGTGAATTGTAGGTGCTGGCGCCCTCCGCACTCAAGGGGTGGACTCGAGACCATTTTCACTTGTTGCCTCCAGGGGTAGCACCTGTAGACAGATCGAAAGAGGTATGGTTCACTAATGGACACGAGACCATTCGCTTTGATTCAGGTGAGCCGTCACCTGAAACCGCGCTGCTGACCCGGACGCGGCCGCCCCACGTCACTGCCCCACGCCGGGCAGCTTCACCTGGAGGAACCCCATGCACCGAATTGCCCTGCTGGCCCTGACCGCCGCCCTGAGCACCCAGGCCACCGCCGCGACCATCACCATCGCTACCGTGAACAACCCTGACATGGTCACCATGCAGAAGCTCACCCCCGAGTTCAACAAGAAATACCCGGACATCCAGGTCAAGTGGGTCACCCTCCCCGAAAACGAACTGCGGCAGAAAATCACCCTGGACGTCGCCAGCGGCGCCGGCTCCTTCGACATCGCCACCGTGGGCGCGTACGAAGTGCCGATCTGGGCCAAGAACGGCTGGCTTGCCCCCCTCACGCCGCTGTTCGCCAAGAACGCCGCCCTGGCCAAGAGCTACAACGTCGCCGACATTCTCCCAGGCGTCCGCTCGGCCCTCACCGTCAACGGCAACCTGTACGCCGTGCCCTTCTACGCCGAGAGCTCCATGACCTTCTACAACAAGGACCTCTTCAAGGCCGCCGGCCTCACCATGCCTGCCAACCCCACCTGGACGCAGGTGCAGACCTTCGCCAGCAAGATCCACAATCCCGCCAAGGGCGTGTACGGCGTGTGCCTGCGCGGCCTGCCCGGCTGGGGCGAGAACATGGCCCTGTTCTCCACCATGGTGAACACCTTCGGCGGCCGCTGGTTCGACCCGAGCTGGCAGGCGCAGCTGAACAGCCCGGCCTGGAAGAACGCCATGACCTTCTACGTGAATCTCGTCAAACGCTACGGCCCTCCCGGCGCCACCGGCAACGGCTTTACCGAGAACCTCACCCTGATGAGCCAGGGCAAGTGCGGCATGTGGGTGGACGCCACCGTCGCCGCCGGCTTCCTCAGCGATCCCAGCAGCAGCAAGATCACGAAGTCCGTCGGTTTCGCCGCCGCGCCCACCAGCACCACCCCCCGCGGCAGCAACTGGTACTGGAGCTGGAACCTCGCCATTCCCAAGAGCACCAAACAGGAAGACGCGGCCTTCAAGTTCATCACCTGGGCCACCAGCCAGGAGTACATCGCCCTGGTCGCCAAAACCAAGGGCACCTGGGCCAGCGTCCCCCCCGGCACCCGCACCAGCACGTACAGCAACGCCAACTACAAGAAGGCCGCCGGGGCGTTCAGCGGCCAGGTGCTCAGCGCCATCAACCGCGCCGACGTGAACAAGGCCACCAAGGACCCCGTGCCGTACACCGGCATCCAGTACGTCGCCATTCCTGAATTCCAGGCGCTCGGCACGCAGGTCGGCCAGTACCTCGCCGGCGCCCTGAGCGGCCAGTACAGCGTTGACCAGGCCCTGAAACTCGCCCAGGACGCCGCGACCAAAACCGCGCGCGAAGGCGGCTATCAGAAGTAAGGCGCCCCGCACCGCCACACCCGGGGAGGCCCGCGGCGACGCGCCCGGCCTCCCCAACCCGTCCCACCGCAGGAGGTGACCCCATGACCGCGACCGCCGCCGCCCACGCCGGTACACGCCCCTCACCCAAACGCGGACTGCGCCTGACGCCCATGGCCCTGATCTGGCCGGCGATGCTGTACCTGATCCTCACGACGCAGGTGCCGTTCTTCATGACGGTGTACTACTCCTTCTTCCGGTACAACCTCGCCATTCCCGGCGCGCGGCCCTTCGTGGGCCTGGACAACTACCGCAACCTGCTGAGTGACCCGCAGAACCTGCACATCCTCGGCAACACCGTCGTGCTGGCCGGCGGCACCCTGCTGCTCACGCTGCTGCTGGGCGCCACGCTGGCCCTGCTGCTCAACCGGGACTTCCCCGGGCGGGCCCTGCTGCGCACCCTGCTGATCTCGTCGTTCCTGATCATGCCGGTCGTCACGGCCGTCGTGTGGAAGAACATGCTCCTGAACCCCGTGTTCGGCTTCTTCTCCTGGCTCGTCACCCGGCTGGGCGGCCACCCCGTCGACTGGCTGGCGCAGTACCCCATGGCGAGCGTCATCGGCATGATCACCTGGGAGTGGACGCCCTTCGCCATGCTGATCCTCCTGACCGGCCTGCAGAGCCTCCCGGACGACCAGCTTGAAGCCGCGCGCCTCGACGGCGCCAGCCCCTGGCAGGAATTCCGGTACGTGGTGCTGCCCCACTGGACGCAGGCGATCCAGGTGGTGGTCCTGATGGAAACCATCGCGCTGCTGCAGGTGTACGGCGAGATCTACGGCTCCACGTCCGGCGGACCCGGCATCGCCACCACGAACCTGCCGTACTTCATCTACCAGAAGGCCTTCGCCGAGTACAACATCGGCCTCGCCAGCGCCGCAGGCGTGATCACCGTGGTGCTCACGAACCTGCTCGCCGTGTACCTGCTGAAACTCATCAGCCGCACCCACAGCGGCCGGGGAGACTGACCATGCCCGCACCCCACCTGCCCCGTCACCGCCTGCAGGGCGGCCTGCTGACCCTGCTCACCTACCTGCTCGCCCTGGCGTTCCTGTTCCCGCTGGTGTGGATGTTCATGGCCGCCTTCAAGACCGAAGCGCAGGCCTTCGCCGTTCCGCCCGTGTTCGTCTTCACGCCCGTCTTCGAGAACTTCCAGCACGCCCTGGGCAGTTACTTTCCGGCGCTGCGCAACTCGCTTGTGGCCGCAGTGGGCAGCACCGTGCTCGCGTTCATCCTGGGCCTGCCGGCCGCCTTCGCGCTCGCGGTGTACCCCACCCGGCGCGCGCAGGGCGTGCTCACGTGGATGCTCTCCACGAAATTCATGCCGGCCGTCGGCGTGATCGTGCCGCTGTTCCTGCTGTTCCGCAACCTCCACCTGCTCGACACCCTCCCGGGACTGATCCTGATGTACACCACCATGAACCTCCCGCTGGTCGTGTGGATGATGCACTCCTACATGACCGAGATCCCCTACGCCATCTACGAGGCCGCGAAGGTGGACGGCGCCAGCGTCGCCCAGGAGTTCTTCGGCATTGCCATGCCGCTCTCCACGCCCGGCATGGCCGCCACCGCCCTGCTGTGCCTGATTTTCGCGTGGAACGAGGTGTTCTTCGCCCTGAACCTCACGAACAGCGACGCGGCGCCGCTGAGCGTATTCATCAGCCAGTTCAAGACCAGCGAGGGCCTGTTCTGGGCGCAGATGAGCGCCGCCGCCACCCTCACCGTGCTGCCGGTCCTGATCTTCGGCTGGGTGGCGCAGCGTCAACTGGTGCGCGGCCTGAGCTTCGGAGCTGTGAAATGACCCGCACCATGCCCGCCGCCGTGATCACCGCCCCCGGCCAGGTGGAGCAGCGCGAACTGCCCGTCCCTGACCCCGGCCCCGGCCAGGTGCGGATCCGCGTTCACGCCACCGGCGTGTGCGGCACCGACCTGCACCTGCTGCACGGCCATTTCGGCGCGCAGTTCCCGCTGGTCGCCGGCCACGAGATCAGCGGCACCGTCGACGCCGTGGGCGCCGGCGTGCTGAACGTCCGGGAGGGCGACCCCGTCACCGTGGACCCCAACCTGTACTGCGGGCAGTGCCACGCCTGCCAGCGCGGCCTGTTCCAGCACTGCGAGCACCACGAGGCGCTCGGGGTCACGCTGCCCGGCGGCTTCGCCACCCACACCCTGTGCCCCGCCACGAACGTGTACCCCGCCCACGGCCTCACCCTGGACCAGGCGGCGTTCGCAGAACCGCTGGGCTGCGTGGCGTGGGGCATGCAGCGCCTGCGGCCCCGCCCCGGCAGCACCGCCCTGGTGTTCGGCGCGGGCGCCATCGGGCTGCTGCTCATGCAGGGCCTCCAGGCGAGCGGCTGCAGCCGCGTGACCGTCGTGGATCCCGTCGAGGGCCGCCTCGCCCTGGCGCGCACCCTGGGCGCCACGCACACCCTCACCCCGCACGCCGCGCTGCGCGAGGAACTCCTCGACCTCTTCCCGCACGGCTTCGACGTGACGAGCGAAGCGACTGGGGTGCCTGACGTCGTGCAGGGCCTTCCCGCCCTGACCGCCGTGGGCGGCAGCGTCCTGGTGTTCGGCGTGGCCCCCGAAGGCGCCACCGTCGCCCTGAGCCCCTACGACCTGTTCCAGCGCGACCTCACCGTTCTGGGGTCCTTCGCGCTCAACCAGACCGTGCCCCTCGCGCTGGAATGGCTGCGCGCCGGGCGCGTGAACGTGGACCCGCTCATCACGCACCGCCTGCCGCTCACGGGGGTGGAGGACGCCCTCAACATGAAAGCCCGCCCCGGCCTGCAGGGCGCACAGAAGGTCCTGATCAGCCCCCACGCCCCCCAGGAGACCGCATGAGCATCCTTGATCTGTTCCGCCTGGACGGCCGCCACGCCGTCGTGACCGGCGCCGCGCAGGGCATCGGCTTCGAGATTGCCCGCGGGCTCGCCGAAGCCGGCGCGCGCGTCACGATTGCCGACCTGAACCCCGACGTGGGCCATGACGCCGCGCGCAGCATCGGCGCGGCCTTCGAACCGCTCAACGTCACCGATCCGGCCGCCGCGACCGCCCTCGCCGCGAAACTGGGCGGCGCCGACATTCTCGTGAACAACGCCGGAATCGTCCGCAACACCCCGGCCGAAGACACCCCGGATGACGACTGGACGGCCGTGATGCGCGTGAACCTCGACGGGGTGTTCTGGTGCTGCCGGGCCTTCGGACAGCACATGCTCGCCCAGGGCCGGGGCAGCATCGTCAGCACCGCCAGCATGAGCGGCCTGATCAGCAATCACCCGCAGCCGCAGGCGGCGTACAACGCCAGCAAGGCCGGCGTGATTCACCTCACCCGTTCCCTCGCCGGGGAGTGGGCCTCCCGCGGCGTGCGCGTGAACTGCGTCGCGCCCGGCTACACCGCCACGCCCCTCACCAAGCGCGGCCTGGAGACCCCCGAGTGGCGCGAGACCTGGCTGAAGGAAACCCCGATGGGCCGCCTCGCCGAACCCGCCGAGATCGCCCCGGCCGTGCTGTACCTCGCCAGTGACGCCGCCAGTTTCGTCACCGGGCACGCCCTGGTCGTCGACGGCGGCTACACCTGCTGGTAGGTCCCGACCCCCTGAACCGCGCCGGGCGCGGCGGGTGACGCCGCGCCTCCACCGGCCTGAAAGGACTGCTATGACCCTGACCTCAAGAACGTCCGTCCTGTCCGGGCACCGCACCCTGTCCTTCGAGGACCGCGCCGTGCCCGCCCCCGGCCCGCGCGAAGTGCGCGTGCAGGTAAAACGCATCGGGGTGTGCGGCAGCGACGTGCACTACTACACGCACGGCCGCATTGGTGCCTTCGTGGTGCAGGGCCCACTGGTCCTGGGCCACGAGGTGAGCGGCGTGGTCGACGCAGTCGGCCCCGGCGTCACGCACGTGCAGCCCGGCGACCGCGTGGCCCTGGAACCCGGCGTGCCCTGCCGCCGCTGCGCGTACTGCAAGCAGGGCGCGTACAACCTCTGCCCGGACATGACCTTCATGGCCACGCCCCCCGTGAACGGCGCCCTGAGCGAGTTCGTGCTGTGGCCCGACGACTTCGTGTTCCCCGTGCCGGACACGGTCAGTGACGACGCCGCCGCCCTCCTCGAACCCCTGGCAGTGGGCCTGTGGGCCGCCCGGAAGGGCGACGTGCGCCCGGGCCACACGGTCGCGGTGCTGGGCGCCGGCCCGATCGGTTGCACCACCGTGATGGCCGCCCGGGCGGCCGGCGCCACCACCATCATCGCCGTGGACCTGGAGGACTTCCGGCTGGACCTCGCGCGGCGTTCCGGCGCCACGCACACCTTCAATGCCCGCCAGGGCGACCCGCTGGCCTTCATCCGGAACCTCACGCACGGCGGCCTGCCCGCCTCGCACGCCGGGGTGGACGTCGCCTTCGAGACCGCCGGCAGCCTGCCTACCACCCGCCTGACGCTCGCCGCCCCAAAACCCGGCGGGGTGGCCGTACTGGTGGGCCTGCCGCCCGACCCGGAAGTGACGCTCGACATCGTGAGTGCCGCGAGCCGCGAAGTGACCCTGCGCGGGGTGTTCCGCTACGCCAACTGCTACCCGGCGGCCGTGCAGCTGGCCGCGAGTGGCGCTGTGGACCTCGACGCTCTCGTGACCCACCGGTATCCGTTCACGCGGACCCCGGACGCCTTTGCCTTCGCGGACGCCGAGAAGCGCAGCAGCATGAAGGTCATGATCGATGTCAGCTGACCCGGCGCGAGACCTGCTGATCGGGGTGGACGTCGGCACCTACTCCAGCAAGGGCGTCCTGACCGACCTGCGCGGCACGGTGCTGCGCCAGGTGACGCGGACGCATGACATCCACGTGCCTCAGCACGGCCACGTGGAACAGGACGCCGACGCCGTGTGGTGGGCCGACGCGCAGCAGCTGATCCGCACGCTGCTGCAGGGCGTCGACCCCGCGCGGGTGGCGGGGGTGGCGTGCAGCGCGATCGGGCCGACCGTGCTGCCGCTCGACTCGCACGGCCGGCCGCTGCGCCCCGGGATCCTCTACGGCGTGGACACCCGCGCCCAGGCGCAGATCGACGCGCTCAACCGCGAACTGGGCGAAGCCCGCCTCTTCGCGCACAGCGGCATGGCCCTGACCAGCCAGGCCACCGGCCCCAAGATCCGCTGGCTGCGCGAGCACGAACCCGGCGTCTGGGCCCGGACCCACACGCTCACCACCGCCAGCAGCTACCTCACCTACCGCCTGACCGGCCGCCACGTCATGGACCACCACACCGCCGCGCACTGCATGCCGCTGTACGACCCCCGCACCCGCCAGTGGTCGCCGGCGTTCAGCGCCGCGGTGCTCGGCGACCGGGACCTGAGCCGGCTGCCGGACCTGGCGTGGAGTGACGAGCGGGCCGGGGAGGTCACGCCCGAAGCCGGCGCCCTGACCGGCCTGCGCCCCGGCACGCCCGTGGCGGTGGGCACGGTGGACGCCCTGGCCGAGGCGCTCAGTGTGGGCGTGCGGGCCCCGGGTGACCTGATGCTCATGTACGGCTCCACCACGTTCTTCGTGCTGGTGCAGGCGGCCGCCACGCCGGACCCGCGGGTGTGGTCGGTGGGCGGCGCGTTTCCCGGGCAGGTGAACCTCGCGGCCGGCATGGGCACCACCGGCAGCCTGACGCGCTGGATGGCCGACGAGTTCGCGCGGGACCTGCCGACCGAGCAGGCCTACGACGCGCTGTTCGCGGCCGCGCGGGACCTGCCGCCCGGCGCGCAGGGGCTGCTGTGCCTGCCGTACTTCAGCGGGGAACGCACGCCCATCAACGACCCGCAGGCGCGCGGGGTCATCGCGGGCCTGACCCTCTCGCACACCCGGGCGCACCTGTTCCGCGCGGCGCTGGAGGGCGTGGCGTTCGGCATTCGCCACAACCTGGAGGCCTTTGCGGCGCTGGGTGCCGACGTCCGCCGCGTGGTGGCCGTGGGCGGCGGCACGAAAGGCCGGCTCTGGCTGCAGATCGTCAGTGATGTCACCGGCGAGACCCAGCACGTCCCCCCGGTGACGGTCGGGGCGAGTTACGGCGACGCCTTCCTCGCCGGGCTGGCTGCCGGGGTCCTGACCCGGGACGACCTGACCACCTGGGTGGGCCCCGGCCAGCCGGTCACGCCCAATCCCGCGCACCGCGCCCGGTACGACCAGCTGTACAGCCTGTACCGCGACCTGTACCAGCAGACGCGCCCGACAGTGCACGCCCTGAGCGACCACCCCTGAGGCGCCCGCCGGTGGGCAGGCCCAGCGGGCAGACCAGCAGGCGCTGGCCAGGCCTCCCGGGGCACGGCCGCCTGTCAGGCTCCTGGCCCTGAGTCTGCTGGTCTGCCCTGCGCAGACGCACGAGGCGGCCCGGGGATCCGGGCCGCCTGGGATCCGCCGCTGCCGCTACTCGCTGGCCAGGAAAACGTAGCGGGCCGGCAGCAGCGCCGCGACGCCGTACAGGATCGGGCTCACCTGCCGGCCGCGCCGGGCGAGCACCTTCACGGCGCAGTACGTGATCACGCCAAAACTCACGCCGTTGGCGAGACTGAAATCAGCGGCATGGCCACGATGGTCAGGAAGGCCGGCAGACTCTCGCGGAGGTCCTCCCAGTCAATAAAGCGCACGCCGTCCATCATCAGGGCGCCGACCAGAATCAGGGCGGGTGCGGTGGCTGCGCCGGGAATCGCGGCGGCCAGCGGCCACAGGAACATGCTCAGCAGAACAGGACGCCGACCGTCACGGCCGTCAGGCCCGTGCGGCCCCCCTCGCCGATCCCGCTGGCGCTTTCCACGTACGCTGTGGTGGTGCTGGTGCCCATAAACGCCCCGAACATGGCGGCCAGGCCGTCCACGGCGAAGGTGCGCCGGGCGCGCGGCATGTCACCGCGTTCATCCAGGTAGCGGCTTTTCTGCGCCAGGCTGGTGAGGGTGCCGGTCGCGTCGAAGAAATCAACAAAGAAGAACGTGAACACCACGCTCAGCAGGCCGAGGCCCACGGCGCCCGCGAGGTCCAGCTGCCCCACCAGGCTCGCGGGTCACACAGGACTGTCCAGCACGCCCAGCCCCTGCCTGGTGAAGCCCGGGAAGGCCTGGAGCGCGTCGTCCGGTCCGCCCGCGTACACCGGGAGGCGCAGCGCGATCGCCGCGGCGCTGGTGAGCAGGATGCCCCACAGCACGGCCCCCTTTACGCGCCGGACCATCAGCGCGGCCGTGATCAGCACGCCCGCGACCGTCAGGACGGCGCCGGGCGCCGTAAGGTGGCCCAGACCCACGATGGTGGCCGGGTGCTGACCACGATGCCGGCGCTGCGCAGCCCCAGGAAGGCCAGGAACACGCCGATGCCGGCCGTGATGGTGAATTTCTGGCCCAGCGGAATGGCCCGCACGGTCGCCTGCCGGGCACCGAGCACGCTGAGCAGCGCTCCGGAGATGAACACCGCCCCCAGCGCCGTCTGCCACGGCACCCCCAGGCCCTGCACGACGGTGAAGGCAAAAAAGGCGGTCAGGCCCATGCCGGGCGCCTGCGCGAAGGGATAGCGGGCCACGAGGCCCATGGCGAGCGATCCGAAGGCCGAGGCGATCGCCGTGGTCATAAGCAGCTGCACGAACGCGTTCGGCACGGGAATCGCGGCGGACAGCAGTTGGGGATTCACGAACAGGATGTAACTCATGGTCAGAAACGTTGTGATGCCCGCGCGGAGCTCCTGCGCCACGCTGCTGCCCGCAGCACTCAGGCCGAAAAACCGGTCGAGGGCACTCTGGTGGGGGTGGATGTGGTCAGGGCAAGCCTCCTGGGGGCCGCCCCGGAGCGGGACAGCACGAAGGACGCATTACAGCACCCCCGGCCTGCGGCCCATGCCGGGTTCCCTGAGCCGGTAACGGTCCGCTCAGGACGTGGACCGCAGGGCGCCCGAGGTGCCGGTCGCGTGAAACGCGAGGTACGCGCGGGTCACGACGGCCGGATCACTCAGCGGGCCGCCCAGCACGCCTTCCAGCCGCCGCAGCCGGTAGCGCAGGGTGTTCAGGTGCACGTTGAGGGTGCCGGCCAGCTCGGCCAGGGAGCCGCTGTGCGCGAGGTAGGTCCGCAGGGTGAGTTCCAGCTTGCCG is a genomic window of Deinococcus taeanensis containing:
- a CDS encoding FGGY-family carbohydrate kinase; the encoded protein is MSADPARDLLIGVDVGTYSSKGVLTDLRGTVLRQVTRTHDIHVPQHGHVEQDADAVWWADAQQLIRTLLQGVDPARVAGVACSAIGPTVLPLDSHGRPLRPGILYGVDTRAQAQIDALNRELGEARLFAHSGMALTSQATGPKIRWLREHEPGVWARTHTLTTASSYLTYRLTGRHVMDHHTAAHCMPLYDPRTRQWSPAFSAAVLGDRDLSRLPDLAWSDERAGEVTPEAGALTGLRPGTPVAVGTVDALAEALSVGVRAPGDLMLMYGSTTFFVLVQAAATPDPRVWSVGGAFPGQVNLAAGMGTTGSLTRWMADEFARDLPTEQAYDALFAAARDLPPGAQGLLCLPYFSGERTPINDPQARGVIAGLTLSHTRAHLFRAALEGVAFGIRHNLEAFAALGADVRRVVAVGGGTKGRLWLQIVSDVTGETQHVPPVTVGASYGDAFLAGLAAGVLTRDDLTTWVGPGQPVTPNPAHRARYDQLYSLYRDLYQQTRPTVHALSDHP
- a CDS encoding NAD(P)-dependent alcohol dehydrogenase codes for the protein MTLTSRTSVLSGHRTLSFEDRAVPAPGPREVRVQVKRIGVCGSDVHYYTHGRIGAFVVQGPLVLGHEVSGVVDAVGPGVTHVQPGDRVALEPGVPCRRCAYCKQGAYNLCPDMTFMATPPVNGALSEFVLWPDDFVFPVPDTVSDDAAALLEPLAVGLWAARKGDVRPGHTVAVLGAGPIGCTTVMAARAAGATTIIAVDLEDFRLDLARRSGATHTFNARQGDPLAFIRNLTHGGLPASHAGVDVAFETAGSLPTTRLTLAAPKPGGVAVLVGLPPDPEVTLDIVSAASREVTLRGVFRYANCYPAAVQLAASGAVDLDALVTHRYPFTRTPDAFAFADAEKRSSMKVMIDVS